The Xiphophorus couchianus chromosome 5, X_couchianus-1.0, whole genome shotgun sequence genome includes a region encoding these proteins:
- the LOC114144266 gene encoding E3 ubiquitin-protein ligase pellino homolog 1-like: protein MIPQKAAQMFSLGQENISPSPASTKGPVRYGELIVLGCNGSLPSGERGRRKSRFALCRRNKSNGVKPSTVHTSCTPQAAKAISNKEQHSISYTLSRAHTVVVEYTHDSNTDMFQIGRSTENPIDFVVTDTVPGGQSFTDAPTIQSTISRFACRIICQRNPPFSARIYAAGFDSSKNIFLGEKAAKWRMHDGHMDGLTTNGVLVMHPRQGFAQDSRPGVWREISVCGNVFTLRETRSAQQRGKMVDSECNQLVDGSLIDLCGATLLWRTAEGLARTPTVKHLEALRQEFNAGRPQCPVGFNTLAFPSMRRKDVLDEKQPWAYLRCGHVHGYHCWGGRRAPEVEAECQERECPMCRAQGPYVPLWLGCEPAFYVDAEGPTHAFVPCGHVCSEKTTAYWSQISLPHGTHAFHAACPFCIHPLRGDTGFVRLIFQSPLD from the exons ATGATCCCTCAAAAGGCTGCACAGATGTTTTCACTGGGTCAGGAAAACATCTCGCCCTCCCCGGCTTCCACCAAAGGACCAGTCAGATATGGAGAGCTCATCGTCCTGGG GTGTAATGGCTCTCTGCCGTCTGGTGAAAGAGGGAGGAGGAAAAGCCGCTTTGCTCTGTGTCGCAGAAACAAGTCGAATGGCGTGAAACCCAGCACCGTGCACACATCCTGCACTCCTCAGGCTGCCAAG gcTATCAGCAACAAGGAGCAGCACAGTATATCATACACACTGTCTCGGGCGCATACTGTAGTGGTGGAGTACACGCATGACAGCAACACAGACATGTTTCAG ATCGGCCGTTCCACAGAGAATCCCATCGACTTCGTGGTCACAGACACTGTACCGGGCGGGCAGAGCTTTACTGACGCTCCGACAATTCAGAGCACAATCTCCCGCTTCGCCTGCCGCATCATCTGCCAGAGGAACCCGCCTTTCTCTGCCCGGATCTACGCTGCGGGGTTCGACTCCTCCAAAAACATCTTCCTCGGG GAGAAGGCAGCCAAGTGGAGAATGCATGACGGTCATATGGACGGGCTGACCACAAACGGAGTTCTGGTCATGCATCCCCGGCAGGGTTTCGCCCAGGACTCCAGACCGGGTGTGTGGAGGGAAATCTCTGTTTGCGGAAACGTCTTCACACTGCGAGAGACCAGATCTGCTCAGCAGAGAGGCAAGATG GTGGATTCTGAGTGCAACCAGCTGGTTGATGGCTCTCTGATTGACCTCTGCGGCGCCACCCTCCTGTGGCGTACAGCAGAGGGCCTCGCTCGCACCCCCACGGTCAAACACCTGGAGGCGTTGCGGCAGGAGTTCAATGCCGGCCGGCCCCAGTGCCCCGTCGGCTTCAACACCCTGGCCTTCCCCAGCATGCGACGCAAGGACGTGTTGGATGAGAAGCAGCCGTGGGCGTACTTGCGCTGCGGACATGTCCACGGGTACCACTGCTGGGGAGGCCGGCGGGCGCCCGAGGTGGAGGCAGAGTGCCAGGAGAGGGAGTGTCCCATGTGCCGAGCGCAGGGGCCCTACGTGCCGCTGTGGCTGGGCTGCGAACCGGCCTTCTACGTAGACGCCGAGGGCCCCACTCACGCCTTCGTCCCCTGCGGCCACGTCTGTTCAGAGAAGACGACAGCGTACTGGAGTCAGATCTCGCTGCCGCACGGCACCCACGCATTCCACGCTGCCTGCCCGTTCTGCATCCACCCTCTCAGGGGAGACACTGGTTTTGTCAGACTCATATTCCAAAGTCCTCTGGACTAG